A window of the Pseudomonas sp. B21_DOA genome harbors these coding sequences:
- a CDS encoding universal stress protein — MPYHHILVAVDLTEECDPVIHRARELSVSNSAKLSLVHIVEPMAMAFGGDVPMDLSQLQQQQFDQAKERLEKLKSKYPELEGANCHLTYGQPRQEIHHFAKEQACDLIVVGSHGRHGLALLLGSTANDVLHGAPCDVLAVHLVKR; from the coding sequence ATGCCCTACCACCACATACTGGTCGCCGTAGATCTGACCGAAGAGTGCGACCCTGTGATCCACCGCGCCCGCGAGCTGTCGGTGAGCAATAGCGCCAAGCTGTCGCTGGTGCATATCGTTGAACCAATGGCCATGGCCTTCGGTGGCGACGTGCCGATGGACCTGTCACAACTGCAACAACAGCAGTTCGATCAAGCCAAGGAACGCCTTGAAAAACTCAAATCGAAATATCCCGAGCTTGAGGGCGCCAATTGCCATCTGACCTACGGCCAGCCACGCCAGGAAATCCATCATTTCGCCAAGGAACAAGCGTGCGATCTGATCGTGGTCGGCAGCCATGGCCGTCATGGCCTGGCATTGCTCCTCGGCTCGACTGCAAATGACGTGCTGCACGGCGCGCCTTGCGATGTGCTGGCGGTGCACCTGGTCAAACGCTGA
- a CDS encoding ATP-binding cassette domain-containing protein: protein MISMLSSRHRRALRLTSHFLLPYRWHAFGALLALIVTAGITLSMGQGIKLLVDQGFMTRSPHLLNQSIGIFMLLVLGLALGTFARFYLVSWIGERVVADIRRQVFNHLVYLHPGFYEDNRSSEIQSRLTADTTLLQSVIGSSLSLFLRNLLMVIGGVVLLFITNPKLTSIVVIALPLVIAPILIFGRRVRNLSRQSQDRIADIGSYVSETLGQIKTVQAYNHQVQDEQRFASTVEQAFETARKRIFQRAWLITLVIVLVLGAVAVMLWVGGMDVMAGRISAGELAAFVFYSLIVGSAFGTLSEVIGELQRAAGAAERIAELLRSESIIQPPATGVVTLPVRVKGELELRDVRFSYPSRPESYAVDGLNLAVRAGETLALVGPSGAGKSTVYDLLLRFYDPREGQILLDGVPLTSLDPLDLRRCFALVSQTPALFFGSVEENIRYGCPTATLAQVKEAARIAHAHDFIEQMPDGYQTHLGDGGLGLSGGQRQRLAIARALLVDAPILLLDEATSALDAQSEHLIQQALPTLMENRTTLVIAHRLATVKNADRIAVMDQGKLVAVGTHQQLIASNPLYARLAALQFNDGQPD, encoded by the coding sequence ATGATCTCCATGCTTTCTTCCCGACACCGGCGCGCCCTGCGCCTGACCAGTCATTTTCTCCTGCCGTACCGCTGGCATGCTTTCGGCGCGCTGCTCGCGTTGATCGTCACAGCGGGCATTACGTTGTCGATGGGGCAGGGCATCAAGTTGCTGGTCGATCAGGGTTTCATGACCCGCTCGCCACATCTGCTCAATCAGTCCATCGGTATTTTCATGCTGCTGGTGCTCGGGTTGGCGCTGGGCACTTTTGCACGGTTCTATCTTGTTTCATGGATTGGCGAGCGCGTGGTCGCCGACATTCGCCGGCAAGTGTTCAATCACTTGGTGTATCTGCATCCGGGCTTTTATGAGGACAACCGCAGCTCGGAAATCCAGTCGCGCCTGACCGCCGACACCACACTGCTGCAGTCGGTGATCGGTTCCTCGCTCTCGCTGTTTCTGCGCAATCTACTGATGGTGATCGGCGGTGTGGTGTTGCTGTTCATCACCAATCCCAAACTGACCAGCATTGTCGTGATCGCCCTGCCACTGGTGATCGCGCCAATCCTGATTTTCGGCCGCCGTGTGCGCAATCTGTCGCGCCAGAGCCAGGACCGTATCGCCGACATTGGCAGCTATGTGTCGGAAACCCTCGGCCAGATCAAAACCGTGCAAGCCTACAACCACCAGGTGCAGGACGAGCAGCGTTTCGCCTCGACCGTCGAGCAGGCGTTCGAAACCGCGCGCAAACGGATCTTCCAGCGAGCGTGGTTGATCACTTTGGTGATCGTGCTGGTGCTTGGCGCGGTGGCGGTGATGTTGTGGGTCGGCGGCATGGATGTGATGGCCGGACGTATTTCGGCCGGCGAGCTGGCGGCATTCGTTTTCTACAGCCTGATTGTCGGCAGCGCGTTCGGCACGCTGAGCGAAGTGATCGGCGAACTGCAACGCGCTGCGGGTGCCGCTGAACGCATCGCAGAATTGCTGCGCTCGGAAAGCATCATCCAGCCCCCGGCGACCGGGGTGGTGACGTTGCCGGTGCGGGTCAAAGGTGAGCTTGAACTGCGCGACGTGCGCTTTTCCTACCCCTCGCGTCCGGAAAGCTACGCAGTCGATGGCTTGAATCTGGCGGTGAGAGCAGGCGAAACCCTGGCGTTGGTGGGGCCGTCAGGCGCGGGCAAATCTACGGTCTACGACCTGTTGCTGCGCTTCTACGATCCGCGCGAGGGGCAGATTCTCCTCGATGGCGTGCCACTGACCAGTCTTGACCCGCTGGACCTGCGCCGCTGTTTCGCGCTGGTCTCGCAAACTCCTGCATTGTTTTTCGGCAGTGTGGAAGAGAACATTCGCTACGGCTGCCCGACGGCCACGCTCGCGCAGGTCAAGGAAGCTGCGCGAATTGCCCACGCCCATGACTTCATCGAACAAATGCCGGACGGCTATCAGACTCACCTCGGCGACGGCGGCCTCGGATTGTCCGGCGGTCAGCGCCAGCGTCTGGCCATCGCCCGCGCCTTGCTGGTGGACGCGCCGATCCTGCTGCTGGACGAAGCCACCAGTGCCCTCGACGCCCAGAGCGAGCATCTGATCCAGCAGGCCCTGCCAACGCTGATGGAAAACCGCACGACACTGGTGATTGCCCACAGGCTGGCCACGGTCAAGAACGCTGATCGAATTGCGGTGATGGATCAAGGCAAGCTGGTAGCGGTGGGGACACATCAGCAATTGATCGCCAGCAATCCGCTGTACGCGCGGCTGGCGGCGTTGCAGTTCAATGATGGTCAGCCTGATTAA
- the fadA gene encoding acetyl-CoA C-acyltransferase FadA has protein sequence MSLNPRDVVIVDFGRTPMGRSKGGMHRNTRAEDMSAHLISKLLERNSKVDPAEVEDVIWGCVNQTLEQGWNIARMASLMTQIPHTSAGQTVSRLCGSSMSALHTAAQAIMTGNGDVFVVGGVEHMGHVSMMHGVDPNPHMSLYAAKASGMMGLTAEMLGKMHGITREQQDAFGVRSHQLAHKATVEGKFKDEIIPMQGYDENGFLKLYDYDETIRPETTLESLAALKPAFNPKGGTVTAGTSSQITDGASCMIVMSAQRAQDLGIQPMAVIRSMAVAGVDPAIMGYGPVPATQKALKRAGLGINDIDFFELNEAFAAQALPVLKDLKVLDKMNEKVNLHGGAIALGHPFGCSGARISGTLLNVMKQNSGTFGVATMCIGLGQGISTVFERV, from the coding sequence ATGAGCTTGAATCCTAGAGACGTCGTGATTGTCGACTTCGGTCGTACTCCGATGGGCCGCTCCAAGGGCGGCATGCACCGCAACACCCGCGCTGAAGACATGTCGGCGCACCTGATAAGCAAACTGCTGGAACGCAACAGCAAGGTCGACCCGGCGGAAGTCGAGGACGTGATCTGGGGCTGCGTCAACCAGACCCTGGAGCAGGGCTGGAACATCGCGCGCATGGCGTCGCTGATGACCCAGATCCCGCACACTTCTGCTGGCCAGACCGTCAGCCGCCTGTGTGGCTCGTCGATGAGCGCGCTGCACACCGCTGCGCAAGCGATCATGACCGGCAACGGTGACGTGTTCGTGGTCGGCGGCGTCGAGCACATGGGCCACGTGAGCATGATGCACGGTGTCGATCCGAACCCGCACATGTCGCTGTACGCAGCGAAAGCCTCGGGCATGATGGGCCTGACCGCTGAAATGCTCGGCAAGATGCACGGCATCACCCGCGAGCAACAGGATGCCTTTGGCGTGCGTTCCCACCAGTTGGCCCACAAGGCAACCGTGGAAGGCAAGTTCAAGGACGAAATCATCCCGATGCAGGGTTACGACGAGAATGGTTTCCTGAAACTGTACGACTACGACGAAACCATTCGTCCGGAAACCACCCTGGAAAGTCTGGCGGCGCTCAAGCCGGCATTCAATCCGAAGGGCGGCACCGTGACTGCCGGTACTTCGTCGCAGATCACCGACGGTGCTTCGTGCATGATCGTGATGTCGGCGCAGCGTGCCCAGGACCTGGGTATCCAGCCTATGGCAGTGATCCGTTCGATGGCAGTGGCGGGTGTGGACCCGGCGATCATGGGCTATGGTCCAGTGCCGGCGACACAAAAAGCCCTGAAGCGTGCGGGCCTTGGCATCAACGATATCGACTTCTTCGAGCTCAACGAAGCTTTCGCCGCACAGGCCTTGCCAGTGCTGAAAGATCTGAAAGTGCTCGACAAGATGAACGAGAAGGTTAACCTGCACGGCGGCGCGATCGCCCTGGGTCACCCGTTCGGTTGCTCCGGTGCGCGTATTTCCGGCACCCTGTTGAACGTGATGAAGCAGAATAGCGGCACCTTCGGGGTGGCCACTATGTGCATTGGTCTCGGCCAAGGCATCTCCACCGTCTTCGAACGCGTTTAA
- a CDS encoding DUF1653 domain-containing protein has protein sequence MPIQPGLYQHYKGPQYRVFSVARHSETEEEVVFYQALYGDYGFWVRPLSMFVESVEVDGEQVPRFALVQAEPSLFDKA, from the coding sequence ATGCCGATACAACCTGGGCTCTACCAACATTACAAAGGTCCGCAATACCGTGTATTCAGTGTTGCGCGGCATTCCGAAACCGAAGAAGAAGTGGTCTTTTACCAAGCCCTGTATGGCGATTACGGCTTTTGGGTGCGCCCGTTGAGCATGTTCGTCGAGTCGGTCGAGGTTGACGGCGAGCAGGTGCCGCGCTTTGCTTTGGTGCAAGCCGAACCGAGCCTTTTTGACAAGGCATGA